The following proteins come from a genomic window of Ornithinimicrobium cryptoxanthini:
- the ligD gene encoding non-homologous end-joining DNA ligase — MRPMLATPGRPTGHGPGIPEGDGWAHELKWDGIRLLAHVQDGVLRLTTRSERDVTVAFPELEGLADLGHDLLLDGEAVTFVDGAPSFSQLVERVHTTSAAKGRLLASTRPTTYVIFDLVGVDGLDLAPLPWSARREALEQIVPERARWQVSPQYADGTGLWRATAEQGLEGIVSKRVSSTYQPGVRSQDWLKFPHRGTESFVVGGWRPETGRAKLGSLLVGVPTAEGLSYRGRVGSGLAGRAGSRLAELIAKVPEGECPFADEVPRVDRAGATWLAPELVVDIAALGTTSAGRLRQPAFKSWRGDLTPDDLVGEDR, encoded by the coding sequence ATGAGACCCATGCTCGCCACTCCGGGCCGGCCCACAGGGCACGGCCCCGGGATTCCCGAGGGTGACGGCTGGGCGCACGAGCTCAAGTGGGACGGCATCCGACTGCTGGCCCACGTCCAAGATGGCGTGCTGCGACTGACCACCCGCAGCGAGCGCGATGTGACGGTGGCCTTCCCTGAGCTGGAGGGTCTGGCCGACCTCGGTCATGACCTGCTCCTCGACGGGGAGGCCGTGACCTTCGTCGACGGCGCCCCCTCCTTCAGCCAGCTGGTCGAACGGGTCCACACCACCTCCGCAGCCAAGGGGCGACTGCTGGCATCCACCCGCCCCACGACATACGTGATCTTTGACCTGGTCGGCGTCGACGGACTTGATCTCGCACCGCTCCCGTGGTCGGCTCGCAGGGAGGCCCTGGAGCAGATCGTGCCGGAGCGCGCCCGGTGGCAGGTCTCACCGCAGTATGCCGATGGGACGGGCCTGTGGCGTGCCACCGCTGAGCAGGGACTCGAGGGCATCGTCAGCAAGCGGGTGTCCAGCACCTATCAGCCCGGGGTGCGCAGTCAGGACTGGCTGAAGTTCCCGCACCGCGGCACCGAGAGCTTCGTCGTGGGCGGGTGGCGTCCGGAGACCGGCCGGGCCAAGTTGGGGTCGCTCCTGGTCGGAGTGCCAACGGCAGAAGGTTTGAGCTATCGCGGTCGCGTCGGCAGCGGGCTGGCGGGTCGGGCGGGCAGTCGTCTGGCTGAGCTGATCGCGAAGGTGCCCGAGGGTGAGTGCCCCTTCGCCGACGAGGTCCCGCGGGTGGACCGGGCCGGCGCGACGTGGCTCGCCCCGGAGCTGGTCGTCGACATCGCGGCGCTGGGCACCACCTCGGCAGGTCGGTTGCGCCAGCCCGCCTTCAAGAGCTGGCGCGGTGACCTGACGCCGGATGACCTGGTCGGAGAGGATCGCTGA
- a CDS encoding Ku protein: protein MRAIWKGAVSFGLVNVPVRLYSATENHDLSFHQVRRSDGSRIRYKRVAQTDGEEVPYKEIAKAYQTEDGKSVILTDEDFESLPNRSSKEIAVEKFVPIEQIDPILYDKPYYIEPDGMGAKAYGLLREALRESERVAVVTVSVRTRMTMAVLRVIDDVIVLQTLLWPDEVRDSGALNNLDEVSNPKDSEVAMARMLIDSMAGDFELEEHEDDYQIAVEALVKSKIEGGDVTESPDQADEEESGEVVDLLAALQRSVDRAKASRGEDPEETTSSAPRTSAAKKSTSKKSATQKSTAQKSAGTKSAAKKSADTKSATKKTTAKKTTAKNTTAKKSSSGSSDKKAG from the coding sequence GTGAGAGCGATTTGGAAGGGCGCGGTGTCGTTCGGGCTGGTCAATGTCCCGGTGCGGCTCTACTCGGCCACGGAGAACCACGACCTGAGCTTCCACCAGGTGCGCAGGTCCGACGGCAGCCGCATCCGTTACAAGCGGGTCGCGCAGACGGACGGGGAGGAAGTTCCCTACAAGGAGATCGCCAAGGCTTATCAGACCGAGGACGGCAAGTCCGTCATCCTCACCGACGAGGACTTCGAGTCCCTTCCCAACCGCTCCAGCAAGGAGATCGCGGTCGAGAAGTTCGTGCCGATCGAACAGATCGACCCGATCCTCTACGACAAGCCCTACTACATCGAGCCGGACGGCATGGGCGCCAAGGCCTACGGGCTGCTCCGGGAGGCGCTGCGCGAGAGCGAGCGCGTGGCGGTCGTCACCGTGTCGGTGCGGACCCGGATGACGATGGCTGTGCTCCGGGTCATCGATGACGTGATCGTCCTGCAGACCCTCCTGTGGCCCGATGAGGTGCGCGACTCGGGGGCGCTCAACAACCTCGACGAGGTCTCCAACCCCAAGGACTCAGAGGTCGCGATGGCCCGGATGCTCATCGACTCGATGGCTGGTGACTTTGAGCTCGAGGAGCACGAGGACGACTACCAGATCGCGGTCGAGGCGCTCGTGAAGTCCAAGATCGAGGGCGGCGACGTCACCGAGTCCCCGGACCAGGCCGACGAGGAGGAGTCCGGCGAGGTCGTCGACCTGCTCGCAGCCCTGCAGCGCAGCGTCGACCGGGCCAAGGCCTCACGCGGGGAGGACCCCGAGGAGACGACAAGCTCCGCGCCGCGCACATCGGCAGCCAAGAAGTCGACCTCCAAGAAGTCGGCGACCCAGAAGTCGACCGCGCAGAAGTCTGCAGGCACCAAGAGCGCCGCCAAGAAGAGCGCGGACACCAAGAGCGCCACCAAGAAGACCACGGCCAAGAAGACGACGGCCAAGAACACCACCGCTAAGAAGTCGTCGAGCGGGAGCAGCGACAAGAAGGCTGGGTGA
- a CDS encoding ATP-dependent Clp protease ATP-binding subunit: MFERFTDRARRVVVLAQEEARMLNHNYIGTEHILLGLIHEGEGVAAKALETLDISLDAVREQVQEIIGQGQQSPTGHIPFTPRAKKVLELSLREGLQLGHNYIGTEHILLGLIREGEGVAAQVLIKLGADLNRVRQQVIQLLSGYQGKEAATAGVGAGAQEGTPAGSLVLDQFGRNLTQAAREGKLDPVIGREKEIERVMQVLSRRTKNNPVLIGEPGVGKTAVVEGLATDIVRGEVPETLKDKQLYTLDLGSLVAGSRYRGDFEERLKKVLKEIRTRGDIILFIDEIHTLVGAGAAEGAIDAASILKPMLARGELQTIGATTLDEYRKHIEKDAALERRFQPIQVNEPTLSHAIEILKGLRDRYEAHHRVSITDGALVAAATMADRYVNDRYLPDKAIDLIDEAGARLRIRRMTAPPDLREFDEKISHTKREKESAIDAQDFEKAARLRDEEHKLTQARVEREKEWKSGDMDVVAEVDEELIAEVLAAATGIPVIKLSEEESSRLLNMEDELHKRIIGMDDAIGALSQAIRRTRAGLKDPRRPGGSFIFAGPTGVGKTELAKTLAEFLFGDEDALITLDMSEYSEKHTVSRMFGSPPGYVGYEEGGQLTEKVRRKPFSVVLFDEVEKAHPDIFNSLLQILEDGRLTDAQGRVVDFKNTVIIMTTNLGTRDIAKGISLGFSGGNDGSSDYERMKNRVTDELKQHFRPEFLNRVDDTIVFPMLSQSEIVQIVDLMIASLDERLKDKDMGIELTPTAKKLLAHKGYDPVLGARPLRRAIQREIEDALSEKILYGELVPGQIVLVDATAEDRTGEFTFSGAEKSPTPDTVPVEEAQPGA; this comes from the coding sequence ATGTTCGAACGGTTTACCGACCGCGCCCGCCGAGTGGTGGTGCTCGCGCAGGAAGAAGCGCGGATGCTCAACCACAACTACATCGGCACTGAGCACATCCTGCTCGGGCTCATCCACGAGGGCGAAGGGGTGGCAGCCAAGGCGCTGGAGACCCTTGACATCTCGTTGGACGCCGTCCGCGAGCAGGTCCAGGAGATCATCGGCCAGGGGCAGCAGTCCCCGACCGGTCACATCCCCTTCACGCCCCGTGCCAAGAAGGTCCTCGAGCTCAGCCTGCGTGAGGGGCTGCAGCTGGGCCACAACTACATCGGCACCGAGCACATCCTGCTCGGGCTGATCCGCGAGGGCGAAGGGGTCGCGGCCCAGGTGCTGATCAAGCTCGGCGCCGACCTCAACCGGGTGCGCCAGCAGGTCATCCAGCTGCTCTCCGGCTACCAGGGCAAGGAGGCCGCGACCGCAGGCGTCGGTGCCGGGGCCCAGGAGGGCACGCCGGCGGGCTCACTGGTCCTGGACCAGTTCGGCCGGAACCTGACCCAGGCCGCCCGCGAGGGCAAGCTGGACCCGGTGATCGGTCGTGAGAAGGAGATCGAGCGGGTCATGCAGGTGCTGTCCCGGCGCACCAAGAACAACCCGGTGCTGATCGGTGAGCCCGGCGTCGGCAAGACCGCCGTCGTCGAGGGCCTGGCCACCGACATCGTGCGCGGTGAGGTGCCGGAGACACTGAAGGACAAGCAGCTTTACACGCTGGATCTCGGGTCGCTGGTCGCGGGATCCCGCTATCGCGGTGACTTCGAGGAGCGCCTCAAGAAGGTGCTCAAGGAGATCCGCACCCGCGGCGACATCATCTTGTTCATCGACGAGATCCACACCCTGGTCGGTGCCGGCGCTGCCGAGGGGGCGATCGACGCCGCCAGCATCCTGAAGCCGATGCTGGCCCGCGGTGAGCTGCAGACCATCGGTGCCACGACGTTGGACGAGTACCGCAAGCACATCGAGAAGGACGCCGCCCTGGAGCGACGCTTCCAGCCGATCCAGGTCAACGAGCCGACGCTCAGCCACGCGATCGAGATCCTCAAGGGTCTGCGCGACCGCTACGAGGCGCACCACCGGGTCTCGATCACCGACGGCGCGCTCGTGGCTGCGGCCACCATGGCCGACCGCTACGTCAACGACCGCTACCTGCCGGACAAGGCGATCGACCTGATCGACGAGGCCGGGGCACGGTTGCGGATCCGCAGGATGACCGCTCCGCCGGACCTGCGTGAGTTCGACGAGAAGATCTCGCACACCAAGCGCGAGAAGGAGTCGGCCATCGACGCCCAGGACTTCGAGAAGGCGGCGCGGCTGCGGGACGAGGAGCACAAGCTCACCCAGGCCCGCGTCGAGCGCGAGAAGGAGTGGAAGTCCGGCGACATGGACGTCGTGGCGGAGGTCGACGAGGAGCTCATCGCTGAGGTCCTGGCCGCGGCCACCGGCATCCCGGTCATCAAGCTCAGCGAGGAGGAGTCCAGCCGCCTGCTCAACATGGAGGACGAGCTCCACAAGCGCATCATCGGCATGGACGACGCGATCGGTGCCCTGTCGCAGGCGATCCGGCGCACCCGCGCCGGGCTGAAGGACCCCCGTCGCCCCGGCGGCTCGTTCATCTTCGCCGGGCCCACCGGTGTCGGCAAGACCGAGCTGGCCAAGACGCTCGCCGAGTTCCTGTTCGGCGATGAGGACGCCCTCATCACGCTCGACATGTCTGAGTACTCCGAGAAGCACACCGTCTCGCGGATGTTCGGCTCGCCCCCCGGCTATGTCGGCTACGAGGAGGGTGGGCAGCTGACCGAGAAGGTGCGGCGCAAGCCGTTCTCGGTGGTCCTCTTCGACGAGGTCGAGAAGGCCCACCCAGACATCTTCAACAGCCTGTTGCAGATTCTGGAGGACGGTCGCCTGACCGATGCCCAGGGCCGGGTGGTGGACTTCAAGAACACCGTGATCATCATGACGACCAACCTGGGCACCCGCGACATCGCCAAGGGCATCTCGCTCGGCTTCTCCGGCGGCAACGACGGCAGCAGCGACTACGAGCGCATGAAGAACCGCGTCACGGACGAGCTCAAGCAGCACTTCCGCCCCGAGTTCCTCAACCGCGTGGACGACACCATCGTCTTCCCGATGCTCTCGCAGTCCGAGATCGTCCAGATCGTCGATCTCATGATCGCCAGCCTGGACGAGCGGCTCAAGGACAAGGACATGGGCATCGAGCTGACGCCCACGGCCAAGAAGCTGCTCGCGCACAAGGGCTACGACCCCGTGCTGGGCGCCCGTCCCCTGCGCCGCGCGATCCAGCGTGAGATCGAGGACGCCCTCTCCGAGAAGATCCTCTATGGCGAGCTGGTCCCGGGACAGATCGTCCTGGTCGACGCCACGGCCGAGGACCGGACCGGTGAGTTCACCTTCTCCGGTGCGGAGAAGTCGCCGACTCCTGACACGGTGCCGGTCGAGGAGGCCCAGCCGGGCGCCTGA
- a CDS encoding lipid II:glycine glycyltransferase FemX: protein MRLHLNEIHDPRAYNEVVAAMPLSSPLQGWAYGEGRRVLGYHPMRFLITDDRGSTVGAMQLLRQQLVPGVNVLYAARGPALESLDLLPHLAAPLRKVARPTDMYVKVEPPNPIEVGRPEDLSTVDLAADQATIPARVGPFLRSETEQPEHTILADLSASEDELFAGLHKMARRNVRTAERMGVQAGRDDDFEAFWDIFQATNARAKLGAFPRAYYEAMLANGNDYGGEAYTVLSRHEGKALAGGFFLALGDTTAYLYGGSIRDERPPTEGDKRKDAKAPDAFYWHSMLDAKEHGYSTYDFWGIPRVLDESKHSFGVFKMKLKFSTHRVWFPAYDLRLSPLAQPLTKALRVRRNYLNKRSRGTTDDIL, encoded by the coding sequence GTGCGCCTTCACCTGAATGAGATCCACGACCCCCGCGCCTACAACGAGGTCGTGGCGGCGATGCCCCTGAGCAGTCCTCTCCAGGGCTGGGCCTACGGTGAGGGTCGCCGGGTGCTGGGTTACCACCCCATGCGCTTCCTGATCACCGACGACCGGGGCAGCACGGTCGGCGCGATGCAGCTGCTGCGCCAGCAACTGGTGCCGGGGGTCAACGTGCTGTATGCCGCACGAGGTCCGGCACTGGAGTCGCTGGACCTCCTGCCGCACCTGGCAGCGCCCCTGCGCAAGGTGGCGCGGCCCACCGACATGTATGTGAAGGTGGAGCCGCCGAACCCGATCGAGGTCGGGCGTCCCGAGGACCTGAGCACCGTGGACCTCGCGGCCGACCAGGCCACGATCCCGGCGCGGGTCGGCCCGTTCCTTCGCTCCGAGACCGAGCAGCCTGAGCACACGATCCTCGCCGACCTGAGCGCCTCCGAGGACGAGCTCTTTGCGGGCCTGCACAAGATGGCGCGGCGCAATGTGCGCACCGCCGAGCGGATGGGTGTCCAGGCCGGCCGCGACGATGACTTCGAGGCGTTCTGGGACATCTTCCAGGCGACCAATGCGCGAGCCAAGTTGGGTGCGTTCCCGCGCGCCTACTACGAGGCGATGCTGGCCAACGGCAATGACTATGGCGGCGAGGCCTACACGGTGCTGTCGCGGCACGAGGGCAAGGCGTTGGCCGGTGGGTTCTTCCTCGCCCTGGGGGACACCACGGCCTACCTGTATGGCGGCAGCATCCGGGACGAGCGGCCCCCCACCGAGGGGGACAAGCGCAAGGACGCCAAGGCGCCGGACGCGTTCTACTGGCACTCCATGCTCGATGCCAAGGAGCATGGCTACTCCACCTATGACTTCTGGGGAATCCCCCGGGTGCTCGACGAGTCCAAGCACTCCTTCGGCGTGTTCAAGATGAAGCTCAAGTTCAGCACCCACCGGGTCTGGTTCCCCGCCTACGACCTCAGGCTCTCCCCCCTGGCGCAGCCGTTGACCAAGGCGCTGCGCGTCCGCCGCAACTACCTCAACAAGCGCAGTCGCGGCACCACCGACGACATCCTCTGA
- a CDS encoding helix-turn-helix domain-containing protein, translating to MEAAQRGAARTPPLRGPSPSPQGGLVIIIAGTHEERLKLARVLPAGATALLAADIQQAGRVVAQLPQAADDPARASATQSPTQSPSPAQSPSPGLPRVHAQSQAPALLQLQHLRQRQNRPQHPQSQPQLRLRADRLSLSFGAREVPLTKLELDLLAHLLPRVGQTATFEQLSHVAWHTDYLGNGAHMHAAVGRLRAKLAELGAPVTLQAVRGLGFRLVSHSGEGSLREAVGS from the coding sequence GTGGAGGCAGCGCAGCGCGGCGCGGCGCGAACGCCACCTTTGCGCGGGCCCAGCCCGTCTCCTCAGGGCGGACTCGTCATCATCATCGCTGGCACCCACGAGGAACGCCTGAAGCTTGCCCGGGTGCTCCCAGCGGGTGCCACGGCGCTCCTCGCCGCGGACATCCAGCAGGCAGGACGGGTGGTCGCCCAGCTCCCGCAGGCCGCGGACGACCCCGCGCGCGCGTCGGCGACGCAGTCACCCACGCAGTCACCGTCGCCAGCGCAGTCGCCGTCACCGGGTCTACCCCGGGTGCACGCCCAGTCCCAGGCGCCGGCCCTGCTTCAGCTGCAGCACCTGCGTCAACGGCAGAACCGCCCCCAGCACCCGCAGTCCCAGCCGCAGCTCCGGCTTCGTGCAGACAGGCTGTCCCTGTCGTTCGGGGCGCGCGAGGTCCCGCTCACCAAGCTCGAGCTGGACCTGCTGGCCCATCTGCTCCCGCGCGTCGGGCAGACCGCCACCTTTGAGCAGCTGTCGCACGTGGCCTGGCACACCGACTACCTCGGCAACGGGGCGCACATGCACGCGGCCGTGGGAAGACTCCGCGCCAAGCTCGCCGAGCTCGGAGCGCCGGTGACGCTGCAGGCGGTCCGGGGACTCGGATTCCGGCTCGTGAGCCACAGCGGGGAGGGCTCGCTCCGCGAGGCAGTCGGGAGCTGA